In one Myxocyprinus asiaticus isolate MX2 ecotype Aquarium Trade chromosome 29, UBuf_Myxa_2, whole genome shotgun sequence genomic region, the following are encoded:
- the LOC127420499 gene encoding zinc finger and BTB domain-containing protein 39-like, whose translation MRIRLQGSGHAAHLLSELNRCRLSRLLCDVFLQVGGRTFPAHRAVLVCACTHFKSLFSRGSHNQDGIPTTLSLDFVSSTNFEKVLTFIYTGEIFTDLIDVGVLYELAERLGVKELVSACHSTFPDLQSSGSGDPVADGNMESEVVSTNAVATSVCSSSVASCSSLSSLAAPTPVTPSLVSLGRNGRLNWAHLATLSLSQSPKNEDLQIHLGYNQAVTNKPSPSDSNRSTEVLPGLALQLKIEQEDDGEDGGNSSADQVAVNGCKSTLGPQCIQEASSVPDSSAQLGGETCAPSSSSSDPLDNLQLRAISGAGEAVKDSGLFEDDVANKRHHLQEEHPEAGDQWRALSDDIIELSDEEEHLIVEEEDDEDLMCIENGENGVSLGQLASAQPCKACGMLLPAENDIIRIHAETHLSEKGSCQVCGTSFSDHAAGVTHALTHVGILLFSCDVCEQQFRRESALIHHRRQSVAKCVPQNPEQMNGATQQQGGELQCIVCEKSMANDFKAVRDHILSHACLRTLRCGVCQLSQPSRCALLWHTLTHLFPIYTCPKCASPFLESALLERHLALHVEEEGLSKQDQGSPETSGEAQGELRCFLCPQTFRSEAAFHNHLSVHSNEMQGSQLWPAKRKADQLLEYSSSSSSPSEARGSGKAGNAGFNLSLGLRLQDKMVHGGLSFPAGLIMNGSSSGATSTGASLKQKWYRCRFCGKHFAHSGEFTYHLRIHTGEKPYQCKVCLRFFRGRSTMICHLKTHSGALMYRCSVCGLFFSTLKMVSSHMELHKDQLPPDFNIEETFMYNDHSKEPIPNLET comes from the exons ATGCGGATCCGGCTGCAGGGCTCTGGCCATGCGGCCCATCTCCTTTCTGAGCTCAATCGCTGCCGCCTGTCTCGCCTCCTGTGTGACGTTTTCCTTCAGGTTGGTGGGCGAACCTTCCCCGCTCATCGCGCAGTGCTGGTGTGCGCTTGCACACACTTTAAGAGCCTCTTCTCCAGAGGTTCCCACAACCAGGATGGCATTCCCACCACCTTATCTTTGGACTTTGTCTCTTCCACCAATTTTGAGAAGGTTTTGACGTTCATCTACACTGGTGAAATTTTTACGGACTTGATAGATGTGGGTGTACTTTATGAGCTGGCGGAAAGGCTCGGAGTGAAGGAGCTGGTAAGTGCTTGCCATTCCACCTTCCCTGACCTCCAGAGCTCAGGCTCTGGAGACCCGGTGGCCGATGGCAACATGGAGAGTGAAGTGGTGTCCACCAATGCTGTGGCTACATCTGTTTGCTCGTCCTCGGTGGCATCTTGCTCCTCACTGTCTTCTTTGGCTGCTCCCACTCCCGTCACACCTTCTCTGGTTTCTCTAGGCCGGAATGGCAGGTTGAATTGGGCCCACTTGGCCACACTTTCCCTCTCCCAGTCCCCTAAAAATGAGGACTTGCAAATACATTTGGGGTACAACCAAGCGGTGACCAACAAGCCAAGCCCCTCGGACAGTAACCGTTCCACAGAGGTCCTTCCTGGTCTCGCTTTGCAGCTCAAGATCGAGCAGGAAGACGATGGAGAAGATGGAGGAAACAGCTCAGCGGATCAGGTTGCTGTTAATGGTTGCAAGTCAACGTTAGGACCTCAGTGTATTCAGGAAGCGAGTTCCGTTCCAGACTCTTCAGCCCAGCTTGGAGGGGAAACATGTGCTCCTTCATCATCCTCCAGTGACCCCTTGGACAATTTGCAACTAAGGGCCATTTCGGGAGCAGGAGAAGCAGTCAAAGATTCAGGTCTTTTTGAGGACGATGTTGCTAACAAGAGGCACCACCTACAGGAAGAACATCCTGAAGCTGGCGATCAGTGGAGAGCACTTTCAGATGACATAATTGAGCTGAGCGATGAGGAGGAGCACCTCATTGTGGAAGAAGAGGATGATGAAGACTTGATGTGTATTGAGAATGGTGAAAACGGAGTATCTCTTGGCCAGTTGGCGTCAGCGCAGCCATGCAAAGCTTGTGGAATGCTGCTTCCTGCTGAAAACGACATCATCCGGATTCATGCAGAAACGCATCTCTCGGAAAAGGGTTCCTGTCAGGTGTGTGGCACCTCCTTTTCTGACCATGCTGCTGGTGTCACGCATGCCCTCACACATGTGGGAATCTTGCTCTTCTCCTGCGATGTTTGTGAGCAGCAGTTTCGGAGAGAGTCTGCACTGATTCACCATCGACGTCAATCAGTAGCAAAATGCGTCCCTCAAAATCCTGAACAAATGAATGGTGCCACCCAACAACAAGGAGGGGAACTGCAGTGTATTGTTTGTGAGAAATCTATGGCAAATGATTTCAAG GCTGTCAGAGACCACATTCTGAGCCACGCATGCTTGAGGACATTACGCTGTGGAGTATGCCAGCTGTCCCAGCCCTCTCGATGCGCCCTCCTGTGGCACACTCTGACACACCTCTTTCCTATTTACACATGTCCAAAATGTGCCAGCCCCTTCCTGGAGAGTGCGCTGCTAGAAAGACACCTGGCTCTTCACGTGGAGGAAGAAGGGTTGTCAAAACAGGACCAGGGCAGTCCAGAGACCAGCGGCGAAGCACAGGGCGAACTGCGCTGCTTCCTGTGTCCACAGACCTTCCGCTCTGAAGCTGCTTTTCATAACCATCTCAGCGTGCACTCTAATGAGATGCAGGGCAGCCAGTTATGGCCAGCCAAGCGCAAAGCAGACCAGCTCCTCGAGTATTCCTCATCTTCTTCCTCCCCGTCGGAGGCCCGTGGCTCGGGTAAAGCAGGAAACGCAGGTTTCAACTTGAGCCTGGGTTTAAGACTCCAGGACAAAATGGTTCATGGTGGGCTTTCGTTTCCTGCTGGACTCATAATGAATGGTAGCTCCTCTGGAGCCACTTCCACCGGTGCAAGCCTCAAGCAAAAATGGTATCGCTGCCGGTTCTGCGGCAAGCACTTTGCACATTCAGGCGAGTTCACCTACCACCTCCGCATCCACACTGGCGAGAAGCCCTACCAGTGCAAAGTATGTTTGCGTTTTTTCCGTGGCCGTTCCACCATGATTTGCCACCTGAAGACGCACTCGGGTGCCCTCATGTACCGGTGTTCTGTCTGCGGACTGTTCTTCTCCACACTCAAGATGGTCTCCTCACACATGGAGCTCCACAAAGACCAGCTGCCACCTGATTTCAACATAGAGGAGACCTTCATGTATAACGACCACTCCAAAGAACCCATCCCAAACCTGGAGACCTGA
- the LOC127420504 gene encoding G-protein coupled receptor 182-like, translating to MTDDLHNSSFWFGDDCTIYPNRNNRQIALFLLYLVLFMVGLAENSLVVWVNWQRRHSANGVLFCVINVSLSDLMVVFTMPFFMLEMTMDKVWVWGRFLCKVTHLVYVINFYSSSFFLAFMTLERYLSLTWPNAPACFPPQNKRRWLLCTGIWLLSLVLALLENVHVDLLEWDEPGCYMIPEQYYTEWFVSVSFLCLIFQFLGPASVIITCNVLIARAVRTAPEVQNRQDVWLVHVYSLVFVACWLPYHLVLFMLTVDDLDPHLFSCNTLEVLFFSFSIVQCLSLFHCIANPILYNFLSKSFRNNLINTVISRISSLSASMPANDVAVNAGMTAEKERKLSNASTSHSEIGA from the coding sequence ATGACGGACGATTTACACAATTCGTCATTCTGGTTCGGCGACGACTGCACCATCTATCCGAATAGGAACAATCGACagattgctcttttcctcctttaTTTGGTGCTGTTCATGGTGGGCTTGGCCGAGAACAGCCTGGTGGTGTGGGTGAACTGGCAAAGGAGACACTCGGCTAATGGTGTGCTCTTCTGCGTTATCAATGTGAGTTTGTCTGACTTGATGGTGGTCTTCACCATGCCCTTCTTCATGCTGGAAATGACCATGGACAAGGTTTGGGTGTGGGGACGCTTCCTTTGCAAGGTCACGCATCTTGTATACGTCATCAACTTCTACAGTAGCTCCTTCTTCCTGGCCTTCATGACTTTGGAGAGGTACCTCTCCCTGACGTGGCCCAACGCGCCTGCCTGCTTTCCGCCGCAGAACAAACGTCGCTGGTTGCTCTGCACTGGAATTTGGCTGCTGTCCCTTGTGCTGGCCTTATTGGAGAATGTACACGTTGATCTTTTAGAATGGGATGAGCCAGGCTGCTACATGATTCCCGAGCAGTACTACACGGAATGGTTTGTGTCCGTTTCTTTCCTGTGTCTCATTTTCCAGTTCCTGGGCCCAGCATCTGTCATCATAACCTGCAACGTTTTGATTGCCCGAGCAGTCCGCACAGCTCCAGAGGTCCAAAACCGCCAGGACGTTTGGTTGGTCCATGTGTACTCGTTGGTGTTTGTGGCCTGCTGGTTACCGTACCATTTGGTGTTGTTCATGTTGACAGTGGATGACCTGGATCCACACCTGTTCTCCTGCAACACTTTGGAGGTGCTATTCTTCTCGTTTAGCATCGTGCAATGCTTGTCTCTCTTTCACTGCATCGCCAACCCAATCCTCTACAACTTCCTCAGTAAGAGCTTCCGCAATAATCTAATAAACACAGTGATCAGCCGTATCTCTTCACTGTCAGCTAGCATGCCAGCTAACGATGTGGCAGTGAATGCAGGGATGACAGCGGAAAAAGAACGAAAGCTCAGTAACGCCAGCACTAGTCACTCGGAAATTGGAGCTTGA